CTATAACCAGACGCAGTTTGTGCGCGAAGGTGAACGCAGCGGCCAGGTAAGCGTGACGTTCGAGTCGGGAGTGGATCATGAGGAGTATGAGGTGGTGCGGCGTTGTGGAACGCCATCCGTCTGGTATGTCTATGACCCCCAGATTGATAAGCGCCTGGTGGAGCAGAAAGCTGATGTGCTTGACTGGCTGCGCGAGCATCTGCCTGTGCCGGGCGACATCGAACTGGGCGCTTTTTTCTCCGATGCGCTGGGTGTGCAGCAGGGGACTTTTACCAGCGATTTTCTGGCTGCGCCTGCGCTGCGCAAGCGCAAATTCGATGCGCTCTTGCAGATCGAGGACTATCGTAAGGCGTTCGATAAACTGCTGGACACCCGCAACCACCTGCAACAATTGGAGCGTGATGCGGACGCGCAGGTGAAGGCACTGGAGAACGAAACGGCCCATGTGGCCGTCTGGCGCGAGGAATTGGAGGCGCAGCGAGCCGAACGTGATGTCGGGACACAGCGGGTTCTGGCAATCGAGGACGAACGCGGCCAGGCTGAAAAACAGCGCGATAAGTTACGGCGGCTGGGCGAGGAGGTGGCGGGTCTAAAGAGAGATTGGGAGGGGGCCGAGCATGAGTGGCGCTTGAACCAGCAGACGCTCGACCAGACTAAGTGCGATCTGGACGAGGCGAAAGCGGCGCAGCGCAAACTTGAAGAGAGCGCCGAGGATTATACGCTCTATCTGCAAGCCGAAGTTGATCTGCGCCTGGCCCACGAGCAGCAGCAGGCGCGGCAGAAGCTGCTGGAGCAGCAGGCGATACAGAAGCAAGAGCGCACCAAGGCGCGTGTGATGGTGGGGCATGCTGAGACGCAACTGGAGCGGGCGGAAGCGGCGCTCCAGCAGATGGAGAAACTGGCTCCGTTGGTGGAGCAGCAAGCCCGACTGGAGCAGCAAATACGCGCGGCGCAGCAAGACATCAAACGGCTGCGCGACGTGCAGCAAGAGGTGAAAGGGCTGGAGGCAGAACGCGCTCGTCTTGTGGAGGACTTAGACCGGCAGACGCGCCAGATTGCGACAATTGAAGCGCAGCGGGCCGAGGCTGCGCTGCTGGACGAGCGCCAGGCTGAGGTCGAGCGGCTGCGCCTGGAGGATCAGCGCCGCAATGATTGGGAGCGTGAGTTGCAGGAGGCGCGCGACAGCCTGACCGAACAGAAGGCGCTGCGCCAGAAAGCTGACGCCATCGTCGAAAAAAGCCAGGCTGATGTTGCTAAACTCCTGGCGAACCAGTCTGTAGTGGCGACGCTGCCTGGGCTGGAGGCCGCCTGGAACGAGCTGCGCCAGCAGGTGATCTTGCTGTCAGGCAATATCAAGCGCCACAACGAATCGAAACTTCAGTCTGCCGGGGGGCATTGCCCGTTCTTGAAAGAGCCATGCCTGAATATCCGCCAAAAAGGGCTGTTGAGCCTGGAGATATATTTCGATGGGCTGATCGCGCGGGATCAAGCCGCTCTTGGGCCGCTGGAGGCGAAGCAAGCCGAACTCGACCAGCAGGTGCAGGAACTGCGCACAAAGAAGAGTTTCGTTGATCGGCTGGATGAATATCGTCAGCATTTGCTCAATGCCCAGGACCAGCAAGCGCGCACACACAAGGAGGTTCAGCGCCTGGTGGCTCGTGAACGTGAACTGGCGGCGCTGCTCAAGGCGGCCAGCAAGAGCGCAGAGCGGTTGATCGAGCTACAGGCGCTCTGGAAGCGGAGCGATGAGGCTGATAAGCAGGTGCGCATGCTGGCGGGGCTGATCAGTCAGCAAGAAAGTCTGCAACGCCATCTGGACGAACAGACACGGAAGCTGGAGGCTCTGCGCACCGAGCAGGCTGCCCTGGCGGACGCTCCCACGAGCGAGATGGAAGCTGCCGGGAAGTTGAGCAAGTTGGGCGATCCACGCCGCGATTATGCTCAGCAGGAAGGGATTGCCGCGCAGGAGCAAGACACCAGGGACGCCTTGAACAAGGCGAGCCAGATGGTCACGCTGGCGGATGAGGCGCTGGCCGCGCTTGAGGCGCAGCTAGCGCCCTATGCCGGGCTGGACGAACGCATTGCGGGGCTGAACAGACAGGCTGAGCAGAGCCGCGCTGGCTATCACACCTATCTGGCGTATGAGCAGATGGCCGACAAAACTCCAGAGCGCCAGCGCGCCTATGACGCCGCGCTGGGGAGTGAGCGCCAGGCATACGAACAATATGCGCTGGCGGATCAGCGTTATGCCGAAAAGGCGGCGAACTATGATCCGCAGGCGCTGGCGGAGGTCCAGCAGCATTTAGATGACCTTCTTGAGGCGCAGGCCGGGTTGCGCGAGAAGCTGCGCGCTCTGCGCGAGGAAATTGGCAAGAAAGAGCAGCAGATCGCTCAGGCACAGGATAAGCTGGCCGAACTAGAAGCGGCGAAGGCTGAACATGCGGAGGTAGGCGAGACACGCGAAATGCTTCAGCAGTTCCGCGAGACGATCAGAGACGCTGGGCCGCACGTGATGAAGGAACTGCTCAAGCAGATTTCCAAAGGGGCCAACCGCATCTTTGGCGATATTCTGGGGGACCGCTCGGTGGAGCTTTCCTGGCAAGAAGACTACGAGATCGTGCTGCGCACACGCGGCCAGGAACGCAGTTTTGCCCAATTGAGCGGCGGCGAACAAATGAGCGCCGCGCTGGCGGTGCGGCTGGCGCTGCTGAAGACGCTGGCAAAATTGGATGTGGCTTTCTTTGACGAGCCAACGCAGAATATGGATGAGCTGCGGCGCGGCAATCTGGCCGAGCAGATTCGGCGGGTGCGCGGCTTTAACCAGTTGATCGTGATCAGCCATGATGATACCTTCGAGCAGGGGTTGGATAGCGTCATCTATCTGCAAAAGCGCGACGGCGAAACGGTGGTGAGCGATGGTGATCTGGCGCTGGCAGGCGCTTTCGCGGAGATTGGCTTCGATGGCGCGGGCGACTAAAGAACCGCAGGGGAGAATCTGATGCTCTACGCTTCCAAGGTGCTGGCGGCCCTGGCCGAGAAGCGCGAACATTTTCAGGGATTCGGCGCTGATTTTGGCAAGCAGATCAGCGGCTACCGTGAGGCGCTGCGTCAGCTTGGGCCGCGCTACCCCACCGCTGCGAGCATCAGCGCAAAGCTGGCTGGGCGGACGGATGCCGCGCCAGCGGGCGCTCTGCC
This region of Ktedonobacterales bacterium genomic DNA includes:
- a CDS encoding SMC family ATPase, whose product is MLITRVELENIKSYRRAVIELRRGTTAVRGQNGAGKTTLVEAIGFALFDYLPYNQTQFVREGERSGQVSVTFESGVDHEEYEVVRRCGTPSVWYVYDPQIDKRLVEQKADVLDWLREHLPVPGDIELGAFFSDALGVQQGTFTSDFLAAPALRKRKFDALLQIEDYRKAFDKLLDTRNHLQQLERDADAQVKALENETAHVAVWREELEAQRAERDVGTQRVLAIEDERGQAEKQRDKLRRLGEEVAGLKRDWEGAEHEWRLNQQTLDQTKCDLDEAKAAQRKLEESAEDYTLYLQAEVDLRLAHEQQQARQKLLEQQAIQKQERTKARVMVGHAETQLERAEAALQQMEKLAPLVEQQARLEQQIRAAQQDIKRLRDVQQEVKGLEAERARLVEDLDRQTRQIATIEAQRAEAALLDERQAEVERLRLEDQRRNDWERELQEARDSLTEQKALRQKADAIVEKSQADVAKLLANQSVVATLPGLEAAWNELRQQVILLSGNIKRHNESKLQSAGGHCPFLKEPCLNIRQKGLLSLEIYFDGLIARDQAALGPLEAKQAELDQQVQELRTKKSFVDRLDEYRQHLLNAQDQQARTHKEVQRLVARERELAALLKAASKSAERLIELQALWKRSDEADKQVRMLAGLISQQESLQRHLDEQTRKLEALRTEQAALADAPTSEMEAAGKLSKLGDPRRDYAQQEGIAAQEQDTRDALNKASQMVTLADEALAALEAQLAPYAGLDERIAGLNRQAEQSRAGYHTYLAYEQMADKTPERQRAYDAALGSERQAYEQYALADQRYAEKAANYDPQALAEVQQHLDDLLEAQAGLREKLRALREEIGKKEQQIAQAQDKLAELEAAKAEHAEVGETREMLQQFRETIRDAGPHVMKELLKQISKGANRIFGDILGDRSVELSWQEDYEIVLRTRGQERSFAQLSGGEQMSAALAVRLALLKTLAKLDVAFFDEPTQNMDELRRGNLAEQIRRVRGFNQLIVISHDDTFEQGLDSVIYLQKRDGETVVSDGDLALAGAFAEIGFDGAGD